The sequence below is a genomic window from Alphaproteobacteria bacterium.
TCTGGATGATCTGAAAAATTTTATCCGTCTTTCCAATATTAGCTTCCATTTTGACGTTCTGTTAGAGCTTTCTGATCATCGCCGTCAAGCCATGGTTCAGATGATTGGCATCAAAACCTTGGCCAAGCGCCTGCATGAACTGGATAGTGATGACGCTTTCTGCTTGATTGACGAGCTGACGGCTAAACAGCGTCATGCCATTTTAGCCATGATTCCCGCTGCGGCACGCGCCAGCTTTGAAATTGTTTCTGCCTATCCAGAAGACAGCGCTGCCCGTCTGATGCAACAGGAGCTTGTGGCCGTTCCCTCCTTTTGGAAAGTGGGGGATTTGTTGAAACATTTTCAAAAAGAAAAGCTGCTGCCCGATCATTTTTATGAAGTTTACATTATTAATCCCAAATATAAAATTTTGGGAAGCGTGACCCTTGATAAGCTACTGCAACACAGCAGCAGCATGCCCCTGAAAGACATTATGAAGCAGGATATTAAAAAAATATCCGCTAGCCTTGGCCAGGAAGAGGTTGTGTATTTGTTTCGTCGCTATCACTTGGTTTCGGCCCCCGTTGAAGATGAATCAGGATCTATTATCGGCATGATTACAGGGGATGACGTGGCAGAAGCCATGGCGGAAGAAGCAGAAAAAGACATCTTTCAGATCACGGGTGTGGGTGAAACGGATTTGACGGCGCCCCTTTTGGTGACTTCAAGTCGGCGCATGGGGTGGCTGATCGTCAGCTTGATTAATGCTCTGATTGCGGCTTTTGTCATTAACCACTATCAGGCAACGATTGAACAGATTCCCTCTCTCGCCGCCCTAATGACCATTGTGGCAGCCATGGGAAGTGCTGCAGGAACTCAAGTTGTAACCGTCACTATTCGAACTTTTGCCACACGGCTTTTCCAGACCATTAACCCCTGGAAAATGTTTGCGAAAGAGCTTTCTATTGCAATCACAAATTCTTTGTTTTTTTCTGTGGTTTTAAGTCTGATTGTGTTGTTGTGGCTAGGGGATGTGAAGATGGCTTTGATTTTGCCTGCATCCTTGATTTTTAATATGTGTTGGGCCGCTTTTGGGGGGGTTTTGTTCCCATTCTTCATTGCCCGATTTGGTCTTGATCCAGCCTTAAGCTCTGGCCCTTTGCTGGGCGCTACCACAGATATTTTAGGGTTTGCCTCATTCCTGTGGCT
It includes:
- the mgtE gene encoding magnesium transporter, producing MGKIIDAPEHPEFASLALAENFAQISDRLFDQIQDLVQRNKKDPLIEVIKDVDPADLASVLENLDLDDLKNFIRLSNISFHFDVLLELSDHRRQAMVQMIGIKTLAKRLHELDSDDAFCLIDELTAKQRHAILAMIPAAARASFEIVSAYPEDSAARLMQQELVAVPSFWKVGDLLKHFQKEKLLPDHFYEVYIINPKYKILGSVTLDKLLQHSSSMPLKDIMKQDIKKISASLGQEEVVYLFRRYHLVSAPVEDESGSIIGMITGDDVAEAMAEEAEKDIFQITGVGETDLTAPLLVTSSRRMGWLIVSLINALIAAFVINHYQATIEQIPSLAALMTIVAAMGSAAGTQVVTVTIRTFATRLFQTINPWKMFAKELSIAITNSLFFSVVLSLIVLLWLGDVKMALILPASLIFNMCWAAFGGVLFPFFIARFGLDPALSSGPLLGATTDILGFASFLWLAHMFII